The DNA region GGAATCTGCTCCGCTCTACAAAATAAATAACGTCAGTGTCGAGTCAGGAAAGGGTCCCAgcgccctccgacgctcaagtcagtcaccggaatgtGGAGAAGAAATGAAACAGTAGAATTATACACAAATAGTAATTACGCGTACCTCTACCGGTGAtggactcccctttatatagaaccCTGGTGGGCAATGTACACGATCCTTGAGGCATGGGCATGTTCTCCGATATGTTCGTGGCCACGTTTTCCAACATGTTCGGGGTCACGTCCTTCACTAGTCCTATGAAAGGATGTCGCGAGGACCACCGTCCTGCTGCTTAGCCGAGCGGATCAGCCACTCAGCCAGGACAGCGCTCTGTCCATGGTCAGATCCCGCTGCTTGGCCGAACGAGTAGCCGCTCAACCAGAAGTCCTCCGCTTTGTCAACTTCAGTTGTCATTCCGTGTGGTGTCTGTATAGTAACTGTCTTCCTCCGTTCGATCAAAATATCCAATCTCCCTCAACGTCTTGCTAATATAACTTGTGCATTTGTCTATGGTATTCTCCCGAGTCAGAAAGATTGTCCGCTTGGACATGTCCCCCGCCGATCGAGCTCTACCTGTCCCAACCGGCCGTTGTATTTATCCTCCGTTTGATCCTTTGACACTTGAGCGTTGactatcttgactttgacttccaccttGGCAGTTGACCCCTTGCCAAGTGGGCCTCCTCCTATCGGCACATCATAATATATGGTAATTTGCAAAAACAGGGTTACAGCGGAAAATAGTCTAAATCTCCGGAAGTAAAGTGAAATTTTCACATTTTAAAGTTGGCGGGGCAGTTGTATTGACTATGCCCTTTGTTTATAAATATCCAGTTCAATTCGGATGAATCCATCGAATCAATCGAAAGGGGCGTGGAAATGGCGAATCTGGTGATATTTTTTCCAATGATTTTTACGATTTTGATCAATTTCTGTTATCGATCAGGTACgatgattttatttttcttctttcccttGTTCTTGATCGCATAATTCGATAGACGAATGTGAAAACAGAGTTCGTGATTGTTGCAGAAGCACAGGCGGCCGCCGTTGGAGTAAACTACGGCTTGCTCGGAGACAATCTCCCCTCTACGGAGCAGGTGGTGGCTCTGTGCGCCTCCAGAGGCATCGGCAGGCTCCGCCTCTTCCACCCGGACGCCGCAGTGCTCGGTGCCCTCCGAGGCTCCGGCATCGAGGTCGTTCTCGGCACCTTCAACGAGGAGCTCCCCGGCCTCGCCTCCGACCCCTCCGCCGCCGAGAATTGGGTCGCGGCCAACGTTGTCCCCTTCGCCGGCTCCGTCCGCTTCCGCTACATCAACGCCGGGAACGAGGTGATCCCCGGTGACAACGCCGGGTACGTCCTCCCGGCCATACGAAACCTCGACGCCGCCCTGCGGGCCGCCGGGTTGCAAATCCCGGTCACCACAGCGGTGGCCACGATGGTGCTCGGCGTGTCGTACCCTCCGTCTCAGGGGGCGTTCTCGGAGGCCGCTGCCGGTGTGATGGCCCCGATTGCGGCGTTTCTCAGGTCGACATCGGCGCCGCTGCTGGTCAACGCGTACCCTTACTTCTCCTACGCCAGGAATGAGGTGGAGTTGGACTATGCGCTGTTCAGGGCGGCAGGTGCGCCGGTGATTGACGGCACACTGGTGTACGACAACCTACTCGACGCGATGGTCGACGCGGTGTACGCGGCACTAGAGAAGGTAGGGGCGCCGGAGGTGGGGGTGGTGGTCTCGGAGACAGGGTGGCCGTCGGGAGGCGAGGGGCTGGGGGCGACGGTGGAGAACGCGGCGGCGTACGTGAACAACGCGGTGGCGCACCTGGAGAAAGGCGGGGGGACGCCGAGGAGGCCGGGGACGGCGACGGAGGCGTACTTGTTCGCCATGTTCAACGAGAATCTGAAGCCGGCGGGAACAGAGCGCTACTTCGGGCTGTTCCAACCGGACATGACCGAGGTCTATCATGTCAATTTCCATCTTTGAagggggaaaaagaaaaaaaaaagttaattaaaattgttattattttttactgCTTTGGTTCCAAGTTGATGGATCTGGCCTAATAGCGTTTTATAGTGAGTTTAAGCAACAATCCATTTAGATTAACATTAAATCTAACGCTTAATGGTCGTTAATCATCTCTTACCCAAACTGGCCCTGACGTTTGACACGTAAGGAGGCCGAAATTGGAAAACAATTCATTATATTTTTAATTCGATAGGATGAGAAGTTCGAAGAAACAAAAGACACCCtacctcctctctctctctcgatcGACCGCAGGAGCTATTGGCGAACACTACAGAGAGGTGCGGATCGGCGAACACGGCTTTGTAATCTGAGAGCAGCAGTGATTCGTCGTCGGTTGCGGGTAATAATCCTTCTTCTGTCATCTTCTTCGTCGCCGATTCCTTAAAAACTGGAGTTCCAGCTTTTGATCGAAATCTGATTAATACACTTTCAGAAGCCCATATTCGAGTtaattttagctttttattatcTTCGATTGTTGACGTTTGCCCTGTTGATTATTATCGAAATCTGGTTTACACTGAAGAGATTTCCCAAATATGTTCGATCGGTCCGAAATTGGTATTATCGGCTTTCAAAATCGACCTCAAGAGTGTTCGACTGATAAAACAATGTTTATTTACAAGAGATTCTTATCGTTCATTTCTCACTACTTAACTTTGAGATGGAAATTTATCTTCTTCACTAATTAGATCGAGTTAGGTTTAGAGGTGTAGATTCAAGCAGAGATTGGCCAGGCATGGGCCAGATCTGGCACAGTTGGCGGACCAGGTCGAATGTTTTTTATTTgtaagttaattataattatcATGAACATTAAATATTTAATACAAATATGACTTTTAATATTAATGTCTtgattaataaaattatctaaattttttcccctgttttttaaatatttttttatataagttTCCCTTTTATTGAATTttagttattttataaatttagatttaaattattgaatacttaaattaatatatGAGCCTGCGGGATCGAGCTAGGTTAACACAAGCAAAGTTCATCCTGGGTCTAGATTATTTAGGTGTGGCAAACTGCCCAACAGGCCATGCCGAGCAAGGCTCGTTTCAAGCTAGGTGAAGTCTAAGTCGAGCATTGAATAGAAAAGAAATTGGTTCATTAGGCCTATGTCATGCCCGATTCAAGCATGGTCCGTTGAGACATCTAGTTAGGTTTGATTGGTGTAGTCTTGACTTAGCAACCCAAAGCATGTCAGCCAACTCATTTGATGCCTCAATTGACTTTATTGGAGCAAAAGGTGAAATCGTCACCTTCGCAACCCCTCCAGGGCCACCCCACATTCTTtcaaaggaggtaaatcacgggggcATTTATCCTAGCACAAGGCCCTTTGCATGGGGAGGTAAGGCAACCTCAATTGCCTTTATTGAACCTTCTATCAACACCACTTTCACTGCTTGCATATTTTGTTGATGACAGACATGATCAGTCCTTAAAGACACAGTCAGGCCCCTTTTGTTGAAACAGTATCAATCTAATGGAATGGACAATTTGGTTCACActtgaaaaaaaagaagaaaacagaaaAAGAGAGTATCAGTGTATATCTTACCTGTGTGAATCATATGTAGACTGAAAAAAGTTTCTCTAAAATTGTGACTCTTGAAAAGCATTGCGAAACCCTTCTATACCTGTGTTGACACAAGACAAACAAGCATAGATATGAAACATGAGTCCAATGAGGTAGACTTAGTTGTTTCCAAGACTAATCAAAGTTGAAGAACAAAGGAGCAGAAGGGGAAGAAAATGGAAAGTGGAGTATAATTGCCTTTGTTTTTGTGCtcctaaggaagaagaaggcgtaAGAGATCTTCTTATTGTCTATGAAGGTGAGAGCATTGGCTGCTTGGCAATGGAGGATGCCAGAGGTGGCTGGCTTGCAGACAAACAAGGGCTGAGAGAGATTCACAATCTGAATAAGTTCCATGTTAGACGTGATCCATACTCTGTTAGCTAATATCCAAGTTCGATTAACATAGCTCTAGACATTGTTCCTTTTAGTTGTAATTTAGTCCAATTGTCTATGAATTTCTTGGTTCTAGATTCAAACTCTCACTTTTAGTTGGAGGTACCAACTATCTTTCAGACAACAATTGTATGCAAACACTCAAGATGATTTCGTTGTAGCCAACTCCAAATAGTTGGAAAGCTCTCCTTTCTGTTGCTAAGATTATTGTGCTATGTAACAATGACAGTTCCATCATATAATTATTCAGAATTATTCTTTTTGTCATAGCGCTAAGTGCAGGAAAAAAATTTAGATGCCATATCAGTGAGAAAAAGTTCGACTTGAATTCATGCTTtcatactttatttttttattcagtATTATTTAGAGTGTTGTCCTTTGCTATTTTCAGCATTATTGTCATCCAGTTTGACTGAACCAATATGTGATATTCTAGCATAATCTACAGACTTTCATATGTGCATACATTTTCAACAGATTTTCGATCCTCAAAGAAGCATTGCATTTGTCAGATAAGCCTTCTTTCTCATTGAGATTGCCCTTCAGTTTGCGGGGATGGGTTTGTGGACATTGCTAGAGGGCTTTTTGCTTCTCGTGAATGCGCTGGCGATACTGAACGAGGACCGGTTTCTTGCCCCTAGAGGATGGAGCTTCAACGAGGTTACGGGTGGTGCGAGAGTGAAGTCATTGAGGGGACAACTTATAGGGCTCATATATGCTACACAATATTTGAGAGTTCCACTCATTGTCCTCAATACAATCACTATCCTTGTTAAGTTAGTCTCAGGTTAACATGAAGTAAAAGTTTCATTGCATCTTCTTATTGGAGATAAGTTGATTGTTCTAAAGTTTTAAAGAGTTGTTCTAAAATAAAACATAATATTTGCTTTATTAtaagtgattttttttattttaaaaaaaatcagtaaAAGAGGATTTAAGAAAGATATATTTTTTCAcaggaaataattttgaaaatgaaatatattaaattttctcGGGCATTAAAAACTGACTGCGCAATTTTTTAGCTTACCGTTTCCTTGACACCATTCGCATTAAGCTTTTGAGCCAAGTGCTGTGCCTTATCCTAAATATCATCAGCTTTTGAAGCATGAAATCCCACTACAGTTCACTACtgcaaaataatttaaataaaagctCTTAAGGGTGCACAAATTGAAAGTGAAAATTTCTCATTAGGTGCTATTACATCGAAAACAGTTGTCGATGAACAAATCATGAAATATGCATCAATCAACAAAACACCCAGTGACCTTTTATCCTTCTCATTAAAGAGAAGCATCACACTGATAACAATTTGGAAAACTGGGAATTATTTCGGATCTAGAGCATGATctatgatttcatcttcttcaccAACTCCTCGACGTCAAGCTCCACCGCCAAAACTGATGAATCTTGAGCCATTGCCATTTGACTTGAGTGGCGGAGAAAGTTGAGATTATATCagataaaaatttaagaaaatagcCAACAAATTAGTGCCTGATAAAATGGCCAACCTGTTGTATACTGGACCATGATCCACAGCTGATCTTAGGGCATAAATTACTCGACCGGCAATGCAACCCATAGGAACTGGACCAAATAATCTACTGTCTTGAGCTTCCTGAAGGAAAATGCAATTAGTTAATAAGAGGCATCTGAAAAACAGAAGCAGAATCTGTTATTAAAAGTGAAAACAAAGAAATACTTGTGAAAAAAATAATCAGGGACCCAATGTTTGCATATTCTAAGATAATGTCATCTGGTGTGTAGAATATCAATGAATGAAATCAGGCAAGTATACTTACAATGTGAAGGTTCCATTAGTTTACTAGTTAAGATTCAAGAGATACCTTTGCCTTCAAGGATTCATTGTCAGCCAGCACCCAACATTGATCCTTCTTTAAAGTAAATGGTTCTTCTTTCTCGTTATTAGACACCATCTCATCACCTTCTATAGCAGCTACTCTTCTAAAAAAGTAGTCATCATTCTTCAAAGGGTTCTTCATCATGACAACATCACCTACAAAAACTTGTCTGGATAAAAGATATGGAGAAAATATGTTATTTTACACTTTTGACTCAGTAGAAATATTTAAGCAAAGCTCTTATGAAGAACCAAGAGAACTATAACATGAAAGTTAAAAGATTGATTAGAACCATACAGCATTGCTGTTGAAATGAACCATACAACTTCATGTCAACTTTAACCCCTCTAGTTGATGATTCCGCTTGATCTATGCAGGAAAACCAGATTAGGCGATGCCATCAACTACATTAATTTGGAACAATTGTCTTTTTCGCATGGTTTTGTGTGGGCGGGTGGGAAGAGGTGTGTGCCCCAACCACTTGGCTTTCACAGATTCAATTTGTTTATGATTACTTTCATTTATCGTCTACCAAAGTTATACTAAATTGCTTAATGTCACATAGTTGTGTTCTTTTAATGTTTTATAAGTATTTTTCATTAACTATCTGATATTTGAATTCATAATGCATGATTGATCATACCAgtttcatatatattttatttcacACAATAATTATGCTTGTAGAAGACTACAAAAGTATCTCCCATTTCACTCACTGACTTTCTCACACTTAATTTAGAATAACATTCATACAATGGATTCACTAAGTTGATCGCGAAAAGGCCTAATCAGTAAACAAATAGATTTGTTGAAAACATTAGAAAAAAGATATTTACAAGAAACTACAAACAATTTTTCATCATAGTAGAGATAGCATGAACTGATAAAGATGACTCAAACATAAAAAAAGAAAATGGAATGGACAATAGGATAAAGAGAGAATTTGGTTGAATTACGTTGGATGTGGAAAAGGGATCTTTCTCACGAGAAGAGTTCCCCCATTTCCTGCCAAGGTAGGTACCATTTCTTCTCCTTTATTCCAATGACAAAAGGTCAATTTGCCATAGAGGAAATTTTTCCAAATAGCATTAGAAAATTGCTTTCTGTTTATCTGGCCTACACTGTAATTCTGCATCAataaaattataaacaattgagACTATCTCTGTCATAAAATATGGATAACAGAAAGAAAAATAATCTTACTGGGAAGACACGCCAATATTAATAAAAACCAAAAAGGCAGATGGAATTATCAATACCAACATTATGAATGGAGTACCACTTAATAACATGATGAATTACTAGAAGCTTGCAGAGCCAGGGCATTTCCAGGAGTATGTGTTAACACTTAGATGGTATTGATGATCAAAACTTTTGCTGAATAAACAATACTTTGAACTGCATATCGACCTTGAGAATCAACGAGGGGAAAACAGAAGGAACCAGTCTTTTCTCTTATCCTCCTCCCAATGCAGC from Zingiber officinale cultivar Zhangliang chromosome 4B, Zo_v1.1, whole genome shotgun sequence includes:
- the LOC121978690 gene encoding putative glucan endo-1,3-beta-glucosidase GVI, with amino-acid sequence MANLTNVKTEFVIVAEAQAAAVGVNYGLLGDNLPSTEQVVALCASRGIGRLRLFHPDAAVLGALRGSGIEVVLGTFNEELPGLASDPSAAENWVAANVVPFAGSVRFRYINAGNEVIPGDNAGYVLPAIRNLDAALRAAGLQIPVTTAVATMVLGVSYPPSQGAFSEAAAGVMAPIAAFLRSTSAPLLVNAYPYFSYARNEVELDYALFRAAGAPVIDGTLVYDNLLDAMVDAVYAALEKVGAPEVGVVVSETGWPSGGEGLGATVENAAAYVNNAVAHLEKGGGTPRRPGTATEAYLFAMFNENLKPAGTERYFGLFQPDMTEVYHVNFHL
- the LOC121976742 gene encoding immediate early response 3-interacting protein 1-like; translated protein: MGLWTLLEGFLLLVNALAILNEDRFLAPRGWSFNEVTGGARVKSLRGQLIGLIYATQYLRVPLIVLNTITILVKLVSG
- the LOC121976744 gene encoding mitochondrial inner membrane protease subunit 1-like — protein: MVYLPTWLRYAANRLEYSLNLSWKNYSVGQINRKQFSNAIWKNFLYGKLTFCHWNKGEEMVPTLAGNGGTLLVRKIPFPHPTQVFVGDVVMMKNPLKNDDYFFRRVAAIEGDEMVSNNEKEEPFTLKKDQCWVLADNESLKAKEAQDSRLFGPVPMGCIAGRVIYALRSAVDHGPVYNSQMAMAQDSSVLAVELDVEELVKKMKS